A single window of Luteipulveratus halotolerans DNA harbors:
- a CDS encoding DUF1990 family protein: MPQLLPTAETDRLRGLPLTYEPCGDGLPTLAGAHVFERSHVLTGWSFADAGEVLMTWGVHERAGLTVQASSKTVDEGVVVVLSLGPAPVALRAPCRVVRMIREPSRIGFAYGTLVGHPESGEEEFVIESTAAGTTFTVAASSRPASLLARAGGPLTGAVQRWMTTRYLRAFVTSL, translated from the coding sequence GTGCCGCAGCTCCTGCCCACCGCCGAGACCGACCGGCTACGGGGCCTGCCTCTGACCTACGAGCCCTGCGGCGACGGGCTCCCCACACTCGCAGGCGCGCACGTCTTCGAGCGCTCGCACGTGCTGACAGGCTGGTCGTTCGCCGATGCGGGCGAGGTGCTGATGACGTGGGGCGTCCACGAACGAGCGGGCCTGACGGTGCAGGCGTCTTCGAAGACGGTCGACGAGGGGGTCGTCGTGGTCCTCTCGCTCGGACCTGCTCCGGTGGCGCTCCGGGCGCCGTGTCGGGTAGTTCGCATGATCCGCGAGCCGAGCCGGATCGGGTTTGCATACGGGACGCTGGTTGGCCACCCGGAGTCGGGCGAGGAAGAGTTCGTCATCGAGTCAACGGCAGCCGGGACGACGTTCACCGTCGCCGCTTCGTCGCGTCCTGCGTCGCTCCTCGCGCGAGCCGGCGGGCCTCTGACCGGCGCGGTTCAGCGCTGGATGACGACGCGCTATCTGCGGGCGTTCGTCACGTCGCTCTGA
- a CDS encoding maleylpyruvate isomerase family mycothiol-dependent enzyme gives MAMHPPAPQQLSELVDAWARTAQNVLDLASTCSDADFALPTTCEGWSVKDHIAHVAGLEASLDGHVDPDVDVPDYPWLRHKMGRFMEQAVEVRRSWSGAEVVAELQRVIPRRLETLRDPSLTDETPLTGPFGQRPARALVTNRTMDVWCHEQDLRDALGRPGDLDSPAAAVFLQAVLGALPRQAVEAGLPVGTAVIVESTGPLQAREGVRIVPGTADDAPVAEPRFSGSADEAHDSSHEQVTTIRLSTEALARAGAGRVSVDDLHYTVEGDEDVARRLLAALAVTP, from the coding sequence ATGGCCATGCACCCGCCCGCACCTCAGCAGCTCAGCGAGCTCGTCGACGCGTGGGCGCGTACTGCGCAGAACGTCCTCGACCTCGCCTCGACCTGCTCCGACGCCGACTTCGCGCTGCCGACGACGTGCGAGGGCTGGTCGGTCAAGGACCACATCGCCCACGTCGCGGGCCTGGAGGCCTCCCTGGACGGGCACGTCGACCCGGATGTCGACGTCCCCGACTACCCGTGGCTGCGGCACAAGATGGGCCGGTTCATGGAGCAGGCGGTCGAGGTACGCCGGTCGTGGAGCGGGGCGGAGGTCGTTGCCGAGCTGCAGCGGGTGATCCCGCGACGGCTCGAGACGCTGCGTGACCCGTCGCTGACCGACGAGACGCCTCTGACGGGTCCGTTCGGGCAGCGGCCGGCGCGCGCCCTCGTCACCAACCGGACCATGGACGTGTGGTGCCACGAGCAGGACCTGCGCGACGCGCTCGGGCGGCCCGGCGACCTCGACTCACCGGCAGCGGCGGTGTTTCTTCAGGCCGTGCTCGGTGCACTGCCTCGTCAGGCGGTCGAGGCGGGCCTGCCCGTCGGCACGGCCGTGATCGTGGAGTCCACCGGACCGTTGCAGGCGCGCGAGGGCGTACGCATCGTGCCCGGCACCGCGGACGACGCACCGGTGGCGGAGCCGCGGTTCTCGGGGTCGGCCGACGAGGCGCACGACAGCTCGCACGAGCAGGTCACGACGATCCGGCTGTCGACCGAGGCTCTGGCCCGCGCCGGAGCCGGACGGGTGTCGGTCGACGACCTGCACTACACGGTCGAGGGCGACGAGGACGTGGCCAGGCGGCTGCTCGCCGCGCTGGCCGTGACGCCCTGA
- a CDS encoding cytochrome c oxidase assembly protein gives MTTGNGTAVAPRRMRPVWIIVSLLAALLACLLAVWFSGATEALELGDPGPAVRWGLPVLRTVHDLAAALAIGCFLVGGLLVPEAPSTRRRDRAGRLGAYAALTWAAAGALVAVLAYADIAGTEIGSAGFWSSAWTSTWDLDSLRAPAISTAIAVVVALIAVVDHQRNTQAWLFALSVFALLPLALAGHSAGSSSHDAAVNSLAFHLVGVTVWVGGLLGLLVMWQRLGKGAAATVQRYSRAALWCFAFVGLSGMLNAWIRIGGFDGLTTRYGVLVLLKVAALVVLGGFGYVQRERVVRRLEDDPSDRPSKALFARLASVEVAVMGVAVGLGVALSRSAPPVSDAVESTDPVLSRTGYPMPPDFEPSRFWTMWRTEWLFTTVAVVAICLYLAWVLRLRRRGDAWPLRRTVLWVLGWMVFLYAVNSAVGIYGHVMFSVHMVEHMVISMVVPLMLVLGAPVTLALRALPPRKDSTLGPRELILAVVHSRVVGFFGNPVVAAVLFFTSLVVFYYSPLFGRALETHTGHVLMIVHFMLTGYLFAWVLVGVDPGPRKWPAPLRLLVLLITVAAHAFFGVALMTGTGLLAPDFFNALQLPWVPDPLEDQRAAGGVAWGTGELPTFVLAMLVTADWLRQDAAEGRRQARKADRDDDAELKAYNEYLASRAGRGPKQPKE, from the coding sequence GTGACTACTGGGAACGGCACCGCCGTAGCACCGAGGCGGATGCGTCCCGTCTGGATCATCGTCAGCCTCCTCGCGGCACTGCTCGCCTGCCTGCTCGCAGTGTGGTTCAGCGGCGCGACCGAAGCACTCGAGCTCGGCGACCCCGGCCCCGCCGTGCGGTGGGGCCTGCCGGTCCTGCGTACGGTCCACGACCTCGCCGCGGCGCTCGCGATCGGCTGCTTCCTCGTCGGCGGCCTCCTGGTCCCCGAGGCCCCGTCCACCCGCCGCCGCGACCGCGCGGGCCGGCTCGGCGCGTACGCCGCACTCACCTGGGCCGCGGCCGGTGCGCTCGTCGCGGTGCTCGCGTACGCCGACATCGCCGGCACCGAGATCGGCTCGGCCGGGTTCTGGTCGTCGGCGTGGACGAGCACCTGGGACCTCGACTCGTTGCGCGCACCTGCGATCTCCACCGCGATCGCCGTCGTCGTCGCGCTCATCGCCGTCGTCGACCATCAGCGCAACACCCAGGCGTGGCTGTTCGCGCTGTCGGTGTTCGCACTGCTCCCGCTCGCGCTCGCCGGCCACTCCGCCGGCAGCAGCAGCCACGACGCCGCGGTCAACTCGCTCGCGTTCCACCTGGTCGGCGTGACCGTCTGGGTCGGCGGTCTGCTCGGCCTGCTCGTCATGTGGCAGCGGCTCGGCAAGGGTGCCGCAGCGACGGTGCAGCGCTACTCGCGTGCGGCGCTGTGGTGCTTCGCGTTCGTCGGTCTGTCCGGGATGCTCAACGCCTGGATCCGGATCGGCGGGTTCGACGGGCTCACGACGAGGTACGGCGTCCTCGTGCTGCTCAAGGTCGCGGCCCTGGTCGTGCTCGGTGGGTTCGGCTACGTGCAGCGTGAGCGCGTCGTACGCCGGCTCGAGGACGACCCGTCCGACCGGCCGTCCAAGGCGTTGTTCGCCCGGCTCGCGAGCGTCGAGGTGGCGGTCATGGGCGTGGCCGTCGGTCTGGGTGTCGCCCTGTCGCGGTCGGCGCCGCCGGTCAGCGACGCCGTCGAGTCGACCGACCCCGTGCTGTCGCGCACCGGCTACCCGATGCCGCCGGACTTCGAGCCGTCCCGCTTCTGGACGATGTGGCGCACCGAGTGGTTGTTCACCACCGTCGCCGTCGTCGCGATCTGCCTCTACCTCGCCTGGGTGCTGCGCCTGCGCCGTCGCGGTGACGCCTGGCCGCTGCGTCGCACGGTGCTGTGGGTGCTCGGCTGGATGGTGTTCCTGTACGCCGTCAACAGCGCCGTCGGCATCTACGGCCACGTGATGTTCTCGGTGCACATGGTCGAGCACATGGTCATCTCGATGGTCGTGCCGCTGATGCTCGTGCTCGGTGCGCCCGTGACGCTGGCGCTGCGGGCGCTGCCGCCTCGCAAGGACTCCACGCTCGGACCACGCGAGCTGATCCTCGCGGTCGTGCACTCGCGCGTCGTCGGGTTCTTCGGCAACCCCGTGGTCGCCGCGGTGCTGTTCTTCACCAGCCTGGTCGTCTTCTACTACTCGCCGCTGTTCGGGCGGGCGCTGGAGACCCACACCGGGCACGTGCTGATGATCGTGCACTTCATGCTGACCGGTTACCTGTTCGCATGGGTGCTCGTCGGGGTCGACCCCGGCCCGCGCAAGTGGCCCGCACCGCTGCGGCTGCTCGTCCTGCTCATCACCGTCGCGGCTCACGCGTTCTTCGGTGTCGCGCTGATGACCGGCACGGGCCTGCTCGCACCCGACTTCTTCAACGCCCTGCAGCTGCCGTGGGTCCCGGACCCGCTCGAGGACCAGCGCGCCGCCGGTGGCGTCGCCTGGGGCACCGGCGAGCTGCCGACGTTCGTCCTCGCGATGCTCGTCACGGCCGACTGGTTGCGTCAGGATGCAGCTGAGGGTCGTCGTCAGGCCCGCAAGGCCGACCGCGACGACGACGCCGAGCTCAAGGCGTACAACGAGTACCTCGCCTCCCGCGCCGGTCGCGGGCCGAAGCAGCCGAAGGAGTGA
- a CDS encoding carbon-nitrogen family hydrolase yields MDVLKVALIQLAYDDSETVEERTTRVVDLVRQQRGHDLVVLPELWPMGGFDYRAWSDKAQTTSGSVVQALGAAARDAGVLLHGGSIVERPGGAPGPEGKDLWNTSVVLDSSGELVATYRKIHRFGFAGGEPALMEAGADLVSIELPDGSMAGLSTCYDLRFPELYRAQIDQGATVFVIPAAWPMARVDHWRLLLRARAVEDQAVVIACNTAGTHARAEMGGHSAVIGPGGEVLAEAGEGEEVLSVDLPTDLVQAAREGFPVLADRRL; encoded by the coding sequence ATGGACGTCCTGAAGGTGGCCCTGATCCAGCTCGCGTACGACGACTCCGAGACCGTCGAGGAGCGCACGACCCGCGTCGTCGACCTGGTCCGTCAGCAGCGTGGTCACGACCTGGTCGTGCTGCCCGAGCTGTGGCCGATGGGCGGGTTCGACTACCGCGCGTGGTCGGACAAGGCACAGACGACGTCCGGCTCGGTCGTGCAGGCGCTCGGAGCGGCCGCCCGTGACGCGGGTGTCCTGCTGCACGGCGGCTCCATCGTCGAGCGACCCGGCGGCGCGCCGGGCCCCGAGGGCAAGGACCTCTGGAACACCTCCGTCGTCCTCGACTCCTCCGGTGAGCTGGTCGCGACCTACCGCAAGATCCACCGGTTCGGGTTCGCCGGCGGTGAGCCCGCGCTGATGGAGGCCGGCGCCGATCTGGTCTCGATCGAGCTGCCCGACGGGTCGATGGCGGGCCTGTCGACGTGCTACGACCTGCGTTTCCCCGAGCTCTACCGCGCTCAGATCGACCAGGGCGCAACGGTTTTCGTCATCCCGGCCGCCTGGCCGATGGCGCGCGTCGACCACTGGCGGCTGCTGCTGCGGGCGCGCGCGGTCGAGGACCAGGCCGTGGTGATCGCGTGCAACACCGCCGGCACCCACGCCCGCGCCGAGATGGGCGGCCACAGTGCGGTCATCGGCCCCGGCGGCGAGGTGCTTGCCGAGGCGGGCGAGGGCGAGGAGGTCCTGTCGGTCGACCTGCCGACCGACCTCGTACAGGCCGCCCGCGAAGGCTTCCCCGTCTTGGCCGACCGCCGCCTCTGA
- a CDS encoding NHL domain-containing thioredoxin family protein gives MSESIRNRVRLRAPRLEGRGWLNTGGRSVSLDDLRGKVVVLDFWTFCCVNCLHVLDELRPLEEKYADHLVLIGVHSPKFEHEADPDALVAAVERYAVHHPVLDDPSLTTWKAYTARAWPTLVVIDPEGYIVASMSGEGHAHGLAVLVEELIEEHRAKGTLRSGDGPYVAPPAPSTALRFPGKLAALPDGSVLLSDTAHHQVVHLEDDLSTERARYGSADDFNEPQGLLVLPPEVASRIGYDVVVADSVNHQIKGIRLADGAIGVLAGTGSQLRERSGSGPALKQDLSTPWDVAWWIDRVVIAMAGTHQLWALHLAPDPADSTVAVLAGTSSEGVRDGAADDAWFAQPSGLASSADGSRLWIADSETSALRSITLTDNGFEVSTHVGQGLFDFGHRDGAADQALLQHPLGVTELPDGSVAISDTYNGAVRRFDPASGEVTTLATGLAEPSDALVVTSPGFDTGSATWVEPPEAQAEGESKPAPPGSTSGSVHLAVVESAAHRVTRVALPDEAQRVDGPAHRTQRPPTELASGPVTLRVAFEPPTGQKLDLRWGDPTQLVVSASPEELIRDGAGTATGLTRTLDLDPAVGAGTLHVSVRAAACDGDPITGEVPEHAACHLYQQDWGIPVILSEGAPARLDLDLRGV, from the coding sequence GTGAGTGAGTCGATCCGCAACCGCGTCCGCCTGCGTGCTCCCCGGCTGGAGGGGCGGGGCTGGCTCAACACCGGCGGCCGGTCGGTGTCGCTGGACGACCTGCGCGGCAAGGTCGTCGTCCTGGACTTCTGGACCTTCTGCTGCGTCAACTGCCTGCACGTGCTCGACGAGCTGCGGCCGTTGGAGGAGAAGTACGCCGACCACCTGGTGCTCATCGGCGTTCACTCCCCCAAGTTCGAGCACGAGGCCGACCCGGACGCGCTCGTGGCCGCCGTCGAGCGCTACGCCGTGCACCACCCCGTGCTGGACGACCCGTCGCTGACCACGTGGAAGGCGTACACCGCACGCGCCTGGCCGACGCTCGTCGTGATCGACCCCGAGGGCTACATCGTCGCGTCGATGTCCGGCGAGGGTCACGCGCACGGTCTGGCCGTGCTCGTCGAGGAGCTGATCGAGGAGCACCGCGCCAAGGGCACGCTCCGCTCGGGCGACGGCCCGTACGTCGCTCCCCCGGCTCCGTCGACCGCGCTGCGGTTTCCGGGCAAGCTGGCCGCCCTGCCCGACGGGTCGGTGCTGCTCTCGGACACCGCCCACCATCAGGTGGTGCACCTGGAGGACGACCTGTCGACCGAGCGGGCGCGGTACGGCTCGGCGGACGACTTCAACGAGCCGCAGGGTCTGCTCGTGCTGCCTCCCGAGGTCGCCTCACGGATCGGGTACGACGTCGTGGTCGCCGACAGCGTCAACCACCAGATCAAGGGAATTCGGTTGGCAGACGGGGCGATCGGCGTCCTCGCCGGGACGGGTTCGCAGCTGCGCGAGCGGTCCGGATCGGGCCCGGCGCTGAAGCAGGACCTGTCGACCCCGTGGGACGTCGCGTGGTGGATCGACCGCGTCGTCATCGCGATGGCAGGCACCCACCAGCTGTGGGCACTGCACCTCGCGCCCGACCCCGCCGACTCGACCGTCGCAGTGCTCGCCGGTACGTCGTCCGAGGGTGTACGCGACGGCGCAGCTGACGACGCGTGGTTCGCCCAGCCGTCCGGTCTCGCGTCGTCGGCCGACGGGTCACGGCTGTGGATCGCCGACTCCGAGACGTCCGCTCTGCGGTCGATCACGTTGACTGACAACGGTTTTGAGGTGTCGACGCACGTCGGTCAGGGGCTGTTCGACTTCGGGCACCGTGACGGTGCAGCCGATCAGGCGCTGCTGCAGCACCCGCTCGGCGTGACCGAGCTGCCCGACGGATCGGTCGCGATCAGCGACACCTACAACGGTGCGGTCCGGCGGTTCGACCCCGCATCGGGTGAAGTCACCACTCTCGCAACGGGTCTCGCCGAGCCGAGTGATGCGCTCGTGGTCACGTCACCTGGTTTCGACACGGGCTCCGCTACGTGGGTTGAGCCACCCGAGGCGCAAGCCGAGGGCGAGTCGAAACCCGCTCCGCCCGGCTCAACCAGCGGTTCAGTTCACCTGGCGGTCGTGGAGTCGGCTGCGCACCGGGTGACGCGCGTGGCCCTGCCCGATGAGGCGCAGCGTGTCGACGGGCCGGCGCACCGGACGCAGCGACCGCCGACCGAGCTGGCGTCGGGTCCGGTGACGCTGCGAGTGGCGTTCGAGCCGCCGACCGGTCAAAAGCTCGACCTGCGCTGGGGCGACCCGACTCAGCTGGTCGTGTCGGCCTCGCCCGAGGAGTTGATCCGCGACGGCGCAGGCACCGCAACGGGACTCACGCGCACGCTCGACCTCGACCCGGCGGTCGGAGCGGGCACGCTGCACGTGTCGGTGCGCGCGGCTGCCTGTGACGGCGACCCGATCACGGGCGAGGTGCCCGAGCACGCGGCCTGCCACCTGTACCAACAGGACTGGGGCATCCCGGTGATCCTGTCGGAGGGCGCACCGGCTCGGCTCGACCTGGACCTCCGCGGCGTCTGA
- a CDS encoding NfeD family protein, protein MSALLWFVAALALAAAELLGAEFVLLMLAGGALGAAGTALALPDNHWLPFVVFAVISVLLVLVVRPPLLRYLNRQGPAALGMHRIVGAPATVLAPVTEHAGEVKIRGEVWSARATEGEPPLPPGTEVTVVRISGATVYVTRE, encoded by the coding sequence ATGTCGGCCCTGCTCTGGTTCGTCGCCGCTCTGGCCCTCGCGGCCGCAGAGCTGCTGGGCGCCGAGTTCGTGCTCCTGATGCTGGCCGGCGGAGCGCTCGGAGCCGCCGGCACAGCGCTCGCCCTGCCCGACAACCACTGGCTGCCGTTCGTCGTGTTCGCGGTCATCAGCGTGCTGCTGGTGCTGGTCGTCCGACCACCGCTGCTGCGCTACCTCAACCGGCAGGGTCCGGCCGCGCTCGGGATGCACCGCATCGTCGGAGCGCCCGCGACCGTGCTGGCCCCGGTCACCGAGCACGCCGGCGAGGTCAAGATCCGCGGCGAGGTGTGGTCGGCCCGCGCGACCGAGGGTGAGCCGCCGCTGCCACCCGGCACCGAGGTCACCGTCGTACGCATCAGCGGCGCCACCGTCTATGTGACAAGGGAGTGA
- a CDS encoding SPFH domain-containing protein — protein sequence MDDVPIGLIALAVLAVLVVIVVIQAIKVIPQAQAAVIERLGKYHRTTEAGVTWLFPFIDRIRSRVDLREQVVSFPPQPVITEDNLTVSIDTVVYFQVTDPKAAVYEIANYIVAVEQLTTTTLRNVVGGMNLEQALTSRDAINTQLRGVLDEATGKWGIRVARVELKAIDPPPSIQDSMEKQMRADRDKRAMILTAEGQRESAIKTAEGEKQAAVLTAEGAKQAAILNAEGERQSAILRGEGERAAQFLRAQGQAKAIEKTFAAIKQGRPTPELLAYQYLQTLPTMARGDANKVWMIPNDFSKSLQEMAKAFGAKGDDGVFRYEAPAPEPETSRPGDVDEDVEDWFASTTADAALDAVRKAEAAAQMPVDEAPLTNPRVRPQLPPDEPEPPTTAG from the coding sequence ATGGACGACGTCCCGATCGGACTCATCGCACTCGCCGTCCTGGCCGTGCTCGTCGTGATCGTCGTGATCCAGGCGATCAAGGTCATCCCGCAGGCCCAAGCCGCCGTGATCGAGCGGCTCGGCAAGTATCACCGCACGACGGAGGCCGGGGTCACCTGGCTGTTCCCGTTCATCGACCGCATCCGATCGCGGGTCGACCTGCGCGAGCAGGTGGTGTCGTTCCCGCCGCAGCCGGTGATCACCGAGGACAACCTGACGGTCTCGATCGACACGGTCGTCTACTTCCAGGTGACCGACCCCAAGGCCGCGGTCTACGAGATCGCCAACTACATCGTCGCCGTCGAGCAGCTGACCACCACCACGCTGCGCAACGTCGTCGGCGGCATGAACCTCGAGCAGGCGCTCACCAGCCGCGACGCGATCAACACCCAGCTGCGCGGGGTGCTCGACGAGGCCACCGGCAAGTGGGGCATCCGCGTCGCGCGCGTCGAGCTGAAGGCCATCGACCCGCCACCCTCCATCCAGGACTCGATGGAGAAGCAGATGCGCGCCGACCGTGACAAGCGCGCGATGATCCTGACCGCCGAGGGCCAGCGTGAGTCGGCCATCAAGACGGCCGAGGGTGAGAAGCAGGCTGCGGTCCTGACGGCCGAGGGTGCCAAGCAGGCCGCCATCCTCAACGCCGAGGGCGAGCGGCAGTCGGCGATCCTGCGCGGTGAGGGTGAGCGGGCCGCGCAGTTCCTGCGGGCGCAGGGGCAGGCCAAGGCCATCGAGAAGACCTTCGCCGCGATCAAGCAGGGCCGCCCCACACCCGAGCTGCTGGCGTACCAGTACCTCCAGACCCTGCCGACGATGGCCAGGGGCGACGCCAACAAGGTCTGGATGATCCCCAACGACTTCAGCAAGTCGCTGCAGGAGATGGCCAAGGCGTTCGGGGCCAAGGGCGACGACGGCGTGTTCCGTTACGAGGCACCGGCGCCCGAGCCCGAGACGAGCCGGCCAGGCGACGTCGACGAGGACGTCGAGGACTGGTTCGCCTCGACGACGGCCGACGCCGCGCTCGACGCGGTGCGCAAGGCCGAGGCCGCTGCACAGATGCCGGTCGACGAGGCGCCGCTCACCAACCCGCGCGTCCGACCGCAGCTGCCGCCCGACGAGCCCGAGCCGCCGACCACCGCTGGTTGA
- a CDS encoding DUF427 domain-containing protein — MTTTQSTHRVDVTPGTEHVVVVIDGVVVADSTRPLLVHETGLPVRYYLPREDVRLDQFRASRTTTTCPYKGEASYWTFVDDQGNQCRDVVWSYQEPLESVAAIADHFSFYDTVADVRVTAG; from the coding sequence GTGACCACCACCCAGTCCACCCACCGCGTCGACGTGACGCCCGGCACCGAGCACGTCGTCGTCGTGATCGACGGCGTCGTCGTCGCCGACTCGACCCGTCCCCTGCTCGTCCACGAGACCGGCCTGCCCGTGCGCTACTACCTGCCCCGCGAGGACGTCCGCCTCGACCAGTTCCGCGCCAGCCGCACCACGACCACGTGCCCGTACAAGGGCGAGGCGTCGTACTGGACGTTCGTCGACGACCAGGGCAATCAGTGCCGCGACGTCGTCTGGTCCTACCAGGAGCCGCTGGAGTCGGTCGCTGCGATCGCGGACCACTTCTCGTTCTACGACACCGTCGCCGACGTCCGGGTGACCGCCGGCTGA
- the pta gene encoding phosphate acetyltransferase yields MSRSVYITSTEGETGKSTIALGLLDLLSRETGRVGVFRAVTASDQRRDPVVELLLDHAGVDQSYDESIGVTYQRLHSDEPGALADIVDRFHRLSATRDVVVVLGSDFTDVASGAEGALNARIAANLGSPVVLVVQGKDRTPAELVIATEAACEQLRDEHALPVALVANRVADDLVDEVRTRLTDLPAAGGAPLVGVLPEVPLLVAPTVRSLMEACDGELLRGNEAWLDREARGFVIAAMSMPNVLTRLVEDVTVIAPGDRYDVLPGLMFAHQSGTFPGLSSVVLTGGYVPPDTILQLIDGSPSDLPIILTQLGTFDTTTRLAGTKGALSTGSVAKRQTAMRAFAESVDGPALLAAIDVGEALAVTPLMFTHRLLERARSERKRIVLPEGDDPRILQAADSLLRQGVADLVLLGDETALRAKASSAGLDITGATVLSPTDEEHVERFAKVYTELRAHKGMTVEKARKVVSDVSYFGTLMVHLGEADGMVSGAAHTTAHTIKPSFEIIKTVPGTSVVSSVFLMCLADRVLVYGDCAVNPDPTAAELADIAISSAATAERFGVEPRIAMLSYSTGTSGAGADVDKVREATELVRSRRPDLLVEGPIQYDAAVDPGVARSKMPDSEVAGRATVLIFPDLNTGNNTYKAVQRSAGAVAVGPVLQGLNRPVNDLSRGALVEDIISTVAITAIQSASTVEAQGDSK; encoded by the coding sequence ATGTCGCGCAGCGTCTACATCACCTCCACCGAGGGCGAGACCGGCAAGTCGACGATCGCGTTGGGGCTGCTCGACCTGCTCTCGCGTGAGACCGGCCGCGTCGGCGTCTTCCGTGCTGTCACGGCGTCCGACCAGCGACGTGACCCCGTGGTCGAGCTGCTGCTCGACCACGCCGGTGTCGACCAGTCGTACGACGAGTCGATCGGTGTCACCTACCAGCGGCTGCACTCCGACGAGCCGGGCGCGCTCGCCGACATCGTCGACCGGTTCCACCGGCTCAGCGCGACGCGCGACGTCGTGGTGGTGCTCGGCAGCGACTTCACCGACGTCGCGAGCGGCGCCGAGGGAGCGCTCAACGCACGGATCGCGGCCAACCTCGGCAGCCCCGTCGTCCTCGTCGTGCAGGGCAAGGACCGCACGCCGGCCGAGCTCGTCATCGCCACCGAGGCCGCCTGCGAGCAGCTGCGCGACGAGCACGCGCTCCCCGTCGCGCTGGTCGCCAACCGGGTCGCCGACGACCTGGTCGACGAGGTCCGTACGCGCCTCACCGATCTCCCCGCGGCCGGCGGTGCACCGCTCGTCGGCGTCCTGCCCGAGGTGCCGCTGCTCGTCGCGCCGACGGTCCGCAGCCTGATGGAGGCGTGCGACGGCGAGCTGCTGCGCGGCAACGAGGCGTGGCTCGACCGTGAGGCGCGTGGGTTCGTGATCGCGGCGATGTCGATGCCCAACGTGCTCACACGCCTCGTCGAGGACGTCACCGTGATCGCCCCAGGTGACCGGTACGACGTGCTGCCGGGCCTGATGTTCGCCCACCAGTCGGGCACGTTCCCGGGGCTGTCCTCGGTCGTCCTGACCGGTGGCTACGTCCCGCCCGACACCATCCTGCAGCTCATCGACGGCTCGCCGAGCGACCTGCCGATCATCCTCACCCAGCTCGGCACGTTCGACACGACCACGCGCCTCGCCGGCACCAAGGGCGCACTGTCGACCGGCAGCGTCGCCAAGCGGCAGACGGCGATGCGCGCGTTCGCCGAGTCGGTCGACGGCCCGGCGCTGCTGGCGGCCATCGACGTGGGCGAGGCGCTCGCGGTCACGCCGTTGATGTTCACCCACCGTCTGCTCGAGCGCGCACGCTCCGAACGCAAGCGCATCGTGCTGCCCGAGGGTGATGACCCGCGCATCCTCCAGGCCGCCGATTCCCTTCTGCGGCAAGGGGTTGCCGACCTCGTGCTGCTCGGCGACGAGACAGCGTTGCGGGCCAAGGCGTCCTCGGCCGGCCTCGACATCACGGGTGCGACCGTGCTGTCGCCGACCGACGAGGAGCACGTCGAGCGCTTCGCCAAGGTCTACACCGAGCTGCGCGCCCACAAGGGCATGACTGTCGAGAAAGCCCGCAAGGTCGTCTCCGACGTCTCGTACTTCGGCACGCTCATGGTCCACCTGGGTGAGGCCGACGGCATGGTGTCGGGCGCCGCGCACACGACCGCCCACACGATCAAGCCGTCGTTCGAGATCATCAAGACCGTGCCCGGCACGTCCGTGGTGTCGAGCGTGTTCCTGATGTGCCTGGCCGATCGCGTTCTCGTCTACGGCGACTGCGCGGTCAACCCCGACCCGACGGCCGCCGAGCTGGCCGACATCGCCATCTCGTCGGCTGCCACGGCGGAGCGGTTCGGGGTCGAGCCGCGCATCGCGATGCTGTCGTACTCCACCGGCACGTCGGGTGCCGGAGCCGACGTCGACAAGGTGCGCGAGGCGACCGAGCTCGTACGATCCCGGCGCCCAGATCTGTTGGTGGAAGGGCCGATTCAGTACGACGCCGCAGTCGACCCGGGCGTCGCGCGCAGCAAGATGCCCGACTCCGAGGTCGCCGGCCGAGCGACCGTGCTGATCTTCCCCGACCTCAACACCGGCAACAACACCTACAAGGCCGTGCAGCGCAGCGCCGGAGCAGTCGCCGTCGGCCCGGTGCTGCAGGGCCTCAACCGCCCGGTCAACGACCTGTCACGAGGAGCGCTCGTGGAGGACATCATCAGCACGGTGGCGATCACCGCCATCCAGAGCGCGTCCACCGTTGAGGCACAAGGAGATTCGAAGTGA